The Geothrix sp. DNA segment TGGCGGACGAGGAGATCCTGGAGAAGACGCTGGTGGCAGTGCCTGAATCGCTGCCCGAGGCCAAGGCCGAACCCGCCTCCACCTTCCCGCCCGAGATCACCGAGACCACCCTGTCCGGCTACACCTCCGCCCGGGATGCCATCGAGAAGCTGTTCGGCAACGCCCCCACCGCCAGCAGCCTGAAGGTGGGCCAGGATCCCCACGCCATGGACATGGAAGCCGCCCTGTCCGCCCTGGACACCACGCTCGGCCCCACACCCGCCAACCCGCCTTCCGCGGGCACGGAAACCCTCGGCGACAGCCCCACCGCCGCAGGACTGACGGAAGAGGACCTGGCCGGTCCGTCCAGCTCGACCATGCGTCTGAGCCAGGAGGACATGCAGGCCATCATCGCCGCCGCCTCGGCGCCGGCGGAATCCACGGTGGCGCTGCGCGCCTCGGACCTGGCCACGACGCCGGCACCGTACCGGGACCCCGCCGCCACGGCGCCCGTGCCGCGCTCCTTCGCCCCCCTCCCTGAATCCCCCGACACGGGCGCCGAGCTGCTGCGCCTGAAGATCGGCGAGGACATCTATGGCGGGCTCACCATGCCCCAGCTGATGGCCTGGGTGGAGGAGGGCCGCATCCTCGAGAACCACCTCGTGGCCCGGCAGCACAGCGAGAACTGGCTGGAGGCCCACAAGGTGCCGGGCCTGCGGCCGGTCTTCGAGCGCCTCCGCCGCGAACGGAGCAGCGGCGCCCCCAGCCTGGATTCCGGCATCGGGGATTCCTCCTCCAAGAAGAGCCTCTTCGGCGGCCTGTTCGGAAAGAGCTGACATGCAGATGCTGTGCCTCATCGTCGCCCTGGGCCTGGCCCAGGAGCCCCCGCTCCAGATCCCGCCTCCGGCCGCGGAAGCTCCGGCCCAGGCTCCTGCCCCCGCACCTCCGCCCCCAGCCCCGGCCCCGGCACCGGCACCCAAGACCACACAGGCGGCGCCGGCCGCCACCGCCTCCGCGGCCCCGCTGTCCTTCTATGCCGAGACCTTCCCCTTCGCCTGGGATCGCATCATCCCCCTGACGGTCAACCTGGACGGGCTGAAGGTCAGCAGCATCTTCTTCAACAAGCGCGTCATGCAGCCCGGGTTCTTCAGCCTCCTGAAGGGTGCGGAGTTCGGCACGCGGGCCCAGGTCGAGGTCACGAACACCGGGAAGTACCCGAAGGTGCCGGGCTTCGCCGTGGCCGTGCTGGACAAGGAGGGCCGCCTGATCGGCGTGGCCTCCGGCGGCACCAAGGTCGGCACCATCAAGCCCGGCGAGACCGAGACCTTCGACCTGAACTTCACCCAGGTGAAGGAACGCCTGGCCTCCGGCGACAAGTTCTTCCTGGCCATCGAACTGCGGAATTAGTTCGCTTCCTGCTCGTGGTAGTGGCCGAGGAGCTCGCTCGGCGTGACGGTGGCGGTGCCCACCTTGGCCACCACCACGCCGGCGGCGGCGTTGGCGAGCATGGCGGCTTCGCGCCAATCGGCGCCGGCGGCGATGGCGGCGCTGAAGGCAGCGATGACCGTGTCGCCGGCCCCGCTCACGTCGAAGACCTCGCGGGCCTCCGTGGGGATCATCCAGGGCGCCGCATGCTCCGCATCGGGTGCGAACAGGGCCATGCCCCGCTCGCTGCGGGTCACCAGCAGGCCCTTCAGGTCCAGCTCGGCCATGAGGGCCCGGCCCGCGATGGTCACCTCCATGTCCGACCTCGCATCGCGCGCGGTCAGCTCCGAGGTTTCCTTGGTGTTGGGCGTCATCAGGGTCGCGCCCCGGTAGAGGGCCTTGTGGGCCGGCTTGGGATCCACGATCCAGGGGATGTCGCGCGCGGCGCACTGGGCCCGGACCACGTCCATCACCGGTTCGTTGATGGTGCCCTTGGCGTAGTCAGAGACGATCAGCGCCGACGCCGAACCCAGCGCCCGCTCCAGGCGGTCCTTCAGCCCCAGGAGCACCGCGGCGTCGGGCAGGCCCGGATCCTCCCGGTCGATGCGGAGCATCTGCTGCTGCTGCCCGATGACCCGGGTCTTGATGATGGTGGGACGGGAGGTATCCAGCACCAGCCCCGAGATGGACACGCCCAGGCCCGTCAGCAGGCCCAGCACCCGGTCCCCCGCCCCGTCCTTCTGCAGCGTCCCGATGAGCAGCGGTTCCGTCCCGAGGGCCTTGAGGTTGGCGGCCACGTTGGCCGCGCCGCCCAGCACCGCCCGCTCCCGCAGCACCCGCACCACGGGCACCGGCGCCTCGGGCGAGATGCGGTTCACCTCCCCGAACAGGTACTCGTCCAGCATCACGTCGCCCAGCACGGCCACCTTGCGGCCCTCCATGCGCTGGAGCAGGGACTCGGCCTGGGCGCGGTCCAGTCTCACTTGCCCACCTTCTTCGCCGCATCGACCAGCATCACGGGGATGCCGTCCTCGATGGGATAGAGCAGCCCGCACGCCTGGCAGTGCAGGCCATCCGCCACTTCCGCCAGGTCGCCATGACAGGCCGGGCAGCAGAGGATCTCGAGGAGGCGGGGATCGACGGGCATGGGGCTAGCTTAGCGGAATCGATCCAGGGGAGTGAGCGGCACCCGGGAAGGGCAGTATGCTGGGCGCCTGCTCCCACGCGATGTGACGAACCGATCCCGGAAAGGAGGCCAGTCATGCCCGCCACCCCCCTCCTTCAGGACATCTCGGCCTGCGTCTTCGACGCCTACGGCACCCTGTTCGACGTCGGCAGCGTGGCCCGCGGTGCGCAGGAGGAACTGGGCGACCGCTGGCAGGCCCTCTCGGACCTCTGGCGCGGCAAGCAGCTCCAGTACACCTGGCTGAGAGGCCTGTCGGGCCAGCACGCCGACTTCTGGCAGGTCACCGGGGAGGCCCTGTCCTTTGCCATGGCCAGCCTGGGTCTGGCCGACCCGGGGCTGCACCAGCGCCTCATGGACCTCTACCTTCGCATCTCCGCCTACTCAGAGGTGCCCGCCACGCTGGCAGGCCTCCAGGCCAAGGGTGTGCGCCTCGCCATCCTCTCCAACGGGACGCCGGCGATGCTCGCCGCAGCGGTGGCGAATGCCGGCCTCGGATCCCGGTTCGAGGCCCTTCTCTCGGTGGAGGAAGTCGGCGTGTTCAAGCCGCATCCGCGCGTGTACCACCTCGCCTCACAGCGGCTGAACCTGCCGATGGGGCAGCTCTGCTTCCTCTCTGCCAACGGCTGGGATGCCTGGTCCGCCAAGGCCTGCGGCATGAAGGTCCTCTGGTGCAACCGCACCGGCCAGATGCCGGAACGCCTTCCCGCAGCCCCGGACGGCGAACTGCGGGACCTTTCCGGGTTGCCCGGGGCGATTGGGTACTGAACGGGGCGAACCCCCCGGGGAGACACTGGCAAGGGCCATTGCCACCCTGGAGGGCGCCCGCGGAGCTGACAACCCCAGCTGGCCGGGCCTCAGGGCCCGATGGCCGCACCCCCGGTTTCGCCCGTGCGGACCCGGTAGCAGTCCTCCAGGTTCAGGACGAAGACCTTGCCATCGCCCAGGTGGCTGGGCTCGGACTTGGCGGCCGACATGATGGCCTCCACCGCGGGCTTGACGAACTCCTCGTTGACCGCGATCTCGAGCTTGACCTTGGGGAGCAGCCGGACGAGCCCGATCTTGTTGCCCCGGAACTGTTCCGCGTAGCCCTTCTGGGTGCCGCAGCCGCGGACGTCGGACACGGTCATCAGGTAGATGTCCTTGGCCACCAGGGCGGCCTGCACCGCTTCGAACTTGTCCGGGCGGATGATGGCGATGATCATTTTCATGGGTGACTCCTATGACGACGTGACATGGGGGAGGCCGCTCACTTCTTCCCGGAGACCGGGACCCTCAGGGGCGCGCCCGCGGGAGAGGCCAGGGCCGAGATCACGTACTCGGGATAGGCCGAGATGCCGTGCTCGTGGATGTCCAGGCCATCGTGCTCGCCTTCCTCCGACAGCCGGAGCCGTCCCATGGCGTCCAGGGCATAGAACACCGCGAAGGACACCGCCAGGGTGGCGGCCAGCGTGATGCCGCTGCCGATGGCCTGGGCGATCAGGACCTTGGAGCCGCCGCCGTAGAAGAGGCCCGTGAGCTTGCTGGACAGGTCGGGGGCGACGGGATCGCTGCCGGCGGCGGC contains these protein-coding regions:
- a CDS encoding Trm112 family protein, which produces MPVDPRLLEILCCPACHGDLAEVADGLHCQACGLLYPIEDGIPVMLVDAAKKVGK
- a CDS encoding zinc-ribbon domain-containing protein; translation: MAEAIHCPSCTTRYRLRPERLKPVIRRAKCLSCGGVFPVGDVVQRLLALPVEPVAAEPMPEVIESVHLDEPPPAEALPPSLTLGDLDVADEEILEKTLVAVPESLPEAKAEPASTFPPEITETTLSGYTSARDAIEKLFGNAPTASSLKVGQDPHAMDMEAALSALDTTLGPTPANPPSAGTETLGDSPTAAGLTEEDLAGPSSSTMRLSQEDMQAIIAAASAPAESTVALRASDLATTPAPYRDPAATAPVPRSFAPLPESPDTGAELLRLKIGEDIYGGLTMPQLMAWVEEGRILENHLVARQHSENWLEAHKVPGLRPVFERLRRERSSGAPSLDSGIGDSSSKKSLFGGLFGKS
- the rfaE1 gene encoding D-glycero-beta-D-manno-heptose-7-phosphate kinase, with product MRLDRAQAESLLQRMEGRKVAVLGDVMLDEYLFGEVNRISPEAPVPVVRVLRERAVLGGAANVAANLKALGTEPLLIGTLQKDGAGDRVLGLLTGLGVSISGLVLDTSRPTIIKTRVIGQQQQMLRIDREDPGLPDAAVLLGLKDRLERALGSASALIVSDYAKGTINEPVMDVVRAQCAARDIPWIVDPKPAHKALYRGATLMTPNTKETSELTARDARSDMEVTIAGRALMAELDLKGLLVTRSERGMALFAPDAEHAAPWMIPTEAREVFDVSGAGDTVIAAFSAAIAAGADWREAAMLANAAAGVVVAKVGTATVTPSELLGHYHEQEAN
- a CDS encoding P-II family nitrogen regulator; amino-acid sequence: MKMIIAIIRPDKFEAVQAALVAKDIYLMTVSDVRGCGTQKGYAEQFRGNKIGLVRLLPKVKLEIAVNEEFVKPAVEAIMSAAKSEPSHLGDGKVFVLNLEDCYRVRTGETGGAAIGP
- a CDS encoding haloacid dehalogenase type II — encoded protein: MPATPLLQDISACVFDAYGTLFDVGSVARGAQEELGDRWQALSDLWRGKQLQYTWLRGLSGQHADFWQVTGEALSFAMASLGLADPGLHQRLMDLYLRISAYSEVPATLAGLQAKGVRLAILSNGTPAMLAAAVANAGLGSRFEALLSVEEVGVFKPHPRVYHLASQRLNLPMGQLCFLSANGWDAWSAKACGMKVLWCNRTGQMPERLPAAPDGELRDLSGLPGAIGY